The Kaustia mangrovi genome has a segment encoding these proteins:
- a CDS encoding GntR family transcriptional regulator, with amino-acid sequence MAARAKADSPSLTSIAYRRLRDMMLSGELKAGAILQERRLAKVLDVSRTPLRDALFRLEGEGFVIRHDEGVLQVKPVTLEDYRDALRVRILLETETARLAAGRLSAATVAHIREKVETLLEDVRHGGEISRQAIEDADNAIHLALAEASGNPLLCELIVSIRQRSRLYGLDRRPSRLHDTCVEHLAILDAVEAGDGEAAAQAMEDHLRIIMGDLQPRLNGPRSVRAVTGRGG; translated from the coding sequence ATGGCAGCCAGGGCCAAGGCGGACAGTCCGAGCCTCACCAGCATCGCCTATCGGCGGCTGCGGGACATGATGCTGTCGGGCGAGCTCAAGGCCGGGGCGATCCTCCAGGAGCGGCGGCTGGCCAAGGTACTCGACGTTTCCCGCACACCCTTGCGCGATGCGCTCTTCCGGCTGGAGGGTGAGGGCTTCGTCATCCGCCATGACGAGGGTGTGCTCCAGGTGAAGCCGGTGACGCTGGAGGATTACAGAGACGCCCTGCGCGTGCGTATCCTGCTGGAGACGGAAACGGCGCGGCTCGCCGCCGGCAGGCTTTCGGCCGCGACGGTTGCGCATATCCGCGAGAAGGTCGAGACGCTTCTGGAGGATGTCCGGCACGGCGGCGAGATTTCGCGGCAGGCCATAGAGGACGCCGACAACGCCATCCATCTCGCCCTCGCCGAGGCGAGCGGCAACCCGCTTCTGTGCGAGCTGATCGTCTCGATCCGCCAGCGGTCGAGGCTCTACGGGCTCGACCGGCGTCCGTCGCGTCTGCACGACACCTGCGTGGAGCATCTGGCGATCCTCGACGCCGTCGAGGCCGGCGATGGCGAGGCCGCCGCGCAGGCCATGGAAGACCATCTCCGGATCATTATGGGCGACCTCCAGCCGCGCCTGAACGGGCCGCGCTCGGTGCGTGCCGTCACCGGGCGGGGCGGATAG
- the purU gene encoding formyltetrahydrofolate deformylase, protein MPTNSFVLNLSCEDQPGIVAAVTTELAGIGANIAESNQFWDRQTNRFFMRIAFAAPGEVGKERIEHALKPAVDRFAMRTVLVDETRTPRIVIMVSKFDHAMLHLLYQIRVGWLNAEVVAIVSNHEVARPVAELEGIPYHCWPVTKENKEEQETRLLDLVKETGADLVILARYMQVLSDSLSKRLFGRIINIHHSFLPSFKGAKPYHQAHERGVKLIGATAHYVTPDLDEGPIVEQETERVTHAMTAEDFVATGRDIESRVLARAVKLHLENRVMLNGHKTVVF, encoded by the coding sequence ATGCCCACCAACAGCTTTGTCCTGAACCTGTCCTGCGAGGACCAGCCCGGCATCGTCGCCGCGGTGACCACCGAGCTTGCCGGGATCGGTGCGAATATCGCCGAAAGCAACCAGTTCTGGGACCGACAGACCAACCGTTTCTTCATGCGCATCGCGTTCGCCGCGCCCGGCGAAGTGGGCAAGGAGCGCATCGAACACGCGCTCAAGCCCGCGGTCGACCGCTTCGCCATGAGAACCGTGCTCGTCGACGAGACCCGCACGCCGCGGATCGTCATCATGGTGTCGAAGTTCGACCATGCCATGCTGCATCTGCTCTACCAGATCCGCGTCGGCTGGCTGAATGCGGAGGTGGTGGCCATCGTGTCCAACCACGAGGTGGCGCGCCCCGTCGCGGAGCTGGAGGGCATTCCCTATCACTGCTGGCCGGTGACGAAGGAGAACAAAGAGGAACAGGAGACGAGACTCCTCGACCTCGTCAAGGAGACGGGCGCCGATCTCGTGATCCTCGCCCGCTATATGCAGGTGCTCTCCGACAGCCTCTCCAAGCGGCTCTTCGGGCGGATCATCAACATCCACCATTCCTTCCTGCCGAGCTTCAAGGGTGCCAAGCCCTATCACCAGGCGCATGAGCGCGGCGTGAAGCTGATCGGCGCCACCGCCCACTATGTCACGCCCGACCTGGACGAGGGGCCGATCGTCGAGCAGGAGACCGAGCGTGTGACGCATGCCATGACGGCGGAGGATTTCGTGGCCACCGGCCGCGACATCGAATCCCGCGTGCTCGCCCGCGCGGTGAAGCTGCATCTGGAAAACCGCGTCATGCTGAACGGCCACAAGACCGTGGTGTTCTGA